TTTTAATGTCATGAAGTGTGCTTTGTAAAACTTAGCCAGGATCGGCCTCTATGTTCTGTAAAACTTAGCCTGGATCGGCCTTTATACGCGTACTTGCTTCACTTCGTTAGGCAACTCTTACGACTCTTACAAAATATATCGAAGACAATGAAGAAGATGTTCTTGATTTCAAGCAAAAGACCGGAAACGTAAGAAAGCGGAGATGGCGAAGCTCCTGCTGTTAAGTGCGTTCATGCCGGTAAACCGCGAACTCAACGTAGGTGGGAGTCCTTCGACGTGATCATAGCTCCCTCCATACTATTTCGCTCATCATCCTTAATCCCAACCATCAACATGCTGGCCTGGTGGCGGAGGGTAGAGGTCCGAGGATGTTCCTTCAAGCAAGCATTCGCGACCATCCTTGCTGTTAACATCTTCGTGCAGCCATGGATGCATCGAAGGCTTCCTCAAACCCTCCAATTCAGTCGCGACTTCCTTCATCGTCGGCCTCTCCTCACCTCTCGAGCTGACGCACTTCTTAATTATCTCGGCAACCCCCTTTATCTGATCCGAAGTCGACTCTACCAATTGAGGGTCGAGGACATCGCTTAGCCGGTCTTCCTCCATGTTGAGAACAAAGTACGTGCCCAAGTTCCTTGCTTCCTGCGGTCTCTGCAGATCCACGACCTTCTTGCTCATCAAGAGCTCTGCGAGGACCACCCCGAAGCTGTAGACATCGCTCTTCTCCGTGAGGTGACCGCTCTCAAAGTACTCTGGATCCGTGTGAGCATGACCCCTTCGTTGATGAATTGCTCTATGTTCGACCTATCGACGCCGGCTGTTCTGGATTTCTTGATGGCAACGACGCGATTGCTGGGTAAGATTTCTTTATACACCGTACCGAAACCGCCTTGGCCGAGAGTCCTCTCTTCGTCGTAGCTGTTGGTCGCAGATATGAGCTCTTCAGCTGAGAAAACTCTGGTTGAATCCACATCACCCTCGGTTGTAGCAAGCCGTTGCTTCAGTAGCATTCCTCCCTTTTGTCGGAAATATCTTTCCCTCGTTTTGAGGATGTTCCTCTTCTTCATGCAAAGATACAGCCATCCTGCAACGATTATCAAGGACAAGACGCCAAAGCTCGTCCCTGAAAAGTTAATTCGTGAATTTTAGATGGAGGGTAAGGAATGAGGACCTACTTAATGAGAAATTATTGGATAACAATTTTTGATCAattgtgagaataacaatttattcctaaaagtaaatttcaattcaaagaggaaggaagaggaaggaaaaagcATCCAGCTAAtcccatttttaattttggaaagaataaaTAGACTCAAATTAGGTGGTGATGTGCCgtgagtagagagagagagatgagttaATTAGTGAGAGAATTCCATGTTAGAAAAACTATCCTAAAAATCCTACACATATTGTATGACGGTTAttcgattctaattttttttaatttggctaatttaattctaaatattttaattattttttaatattgtccATCCAACTAATTTAGACCAAAAATCAATGACATGGATATTAACTAACCTACATGGCATAGGCAATGTTGATAGGAAAGATTTTTGCAAGCTTTTAAGTCTCtgaattttttctatttttcttttctttctctttatttactttctttctttttttcctatctactgttcatcttcttcctccaccagCCATAGCCGAGTCTGAGCGATCggtagaggaagaagatgaacaataaaataggaaaaaaaagaaaatagaaagaaaagaaaaaaggacaaaatttttatttttatttttaaaaatacaaaaattcatATAAGTGATTTATGACCCAAATTGGTTTGATGTTCCACATTCAAATAttgtaaaaaatattaaaactaaattgactaaaatagAAAGTTTAGTACTAGATTATTCgtaatacaatagatttaaaacttttcatACAATTCTCCTCATCCTTGTCACCTACTTTCCAATATTGCATCAATAAAAACTTTCGAAATAGCAAGTCCAATGAAAAAGTGTCAACCTCCCTAAAGTATTGATAAGTGGAGTCATATACTTTTTGTAAATTGTCCAAAAGGCAataattcagtcataaaattttaaattgtgacaattgagttctaaaatttttcaaattttgtaagTTTATCGGAccaattttgattcaaaattacTATCGTGGATGTTGGCCATCCTACGTGATATAACCGATATTGACGTGAGATGCTGACTTGGatactttttaattatattttagggttactaccttaaaaaaccccaaactggtacatttgtgacaaatttaccccaaactattttttttaccatgaaaacctcaaactggacacactgtgacaaatttactcgactaactataaaaaaccctaaaccggtatatttatgacaaatttacaccaaactaatttattcgaccacaaaaaaccccaaaccgataaatttgtgactaatataccctccaaaaaattagattaataccacaaaaaaatcataaaaattataaacgTGACAAacagtgtaaaatcccaaattgatatatcggtcaattgtcacgtgttatttaactttataatttaacaagaaaatttaactaaaattaacaaaaggtaaatttgtcacaagtgtacttgtttaggtaaatttgtcaaaggtatatcagtttggggttttggtggtcaaaaaatagtttgaggtaaatttgtcacgggtatacccgatttagggtttttcaatgtattaaccctatattttaatatatatatttttatttttattgaattttttttcttctcttttccttctttaccttttttactttactttactattttatttttaataaaaatggaaaataaaaaaaaaaataaaaataaaatcgaaaaatattaaaatattatttaaaattatctatATCAACACTTTGGTCATGTCATATAGGATTACTAATATTTGCGTTagtaattttcaatcaaaattgactggatggaTTCAATTActaaaacgtgaaaatgtttaagacttaatttacacaattaaaaagttttggtTATAAATTTGGCAATAATATTGAGACTTTTAGAACCCCATACTCTTTAGTATGATCGCTAGCCTGATGAGAAATTAACATTGTGTATCCTCAGTGGCGGTTAAGTTGTGCCTCACCACGACGTGAGAGCCCTAGAGCTCTATTGGAGGCCATCCTACCTGTCAGCTAACTCTTTGGGTTAAAATGATTACGTTATTTATTTAACATGTTAGTGTCGCATGGCCCAATCCTCCGATTGAGgagaattatttttcttccttcccccCCGTATTTCACCTTTCAGTTTAAGAAACGGTCCAAACTAGTTTCATATATATGAGAGTTGttttcacattaaaaaaaatttgctcaCCTAGAGCGACTTTTTTCTTGGTCTGAAATAGTTCGTTCATTCACCTAGAGCGACTTTGATAACAGGGAATTCAGAATTTTAGCAATGCATTCACGCCCATCTTTCCGACCATCGCCGAAAAATCCTTCAAGGCACGAGTAATTATAACTTCCAATCGTGTTTGTGCATATCCCTTCGCGTGGATTGTTGTTGGGATCCACGCATTCGTCGACATCTGAAACACAAACTTCACAGAAATTAACCTACTTTGCATATCAATATCCAGCATAAGCAAAGTCCCGAGACCCTAAATTCTCTTATCTTTCCTATTATTAAtaagaaaactcaaaactttttgACTCGATTAACATGTGCATTGGATAAAACTTCACTCATATATATGATGGCGGGTGCGGTCCCTAGGACTAATTTGAGCGGAAGGCATGACTATTTGAGCATCACATCTGAATTACTCACTGACTTATCACACAAACGCACATGCCGCACGTGCCGGCATGCATTTGTTCATTCATACTTACTTTCATATGATTCAAGCATGTTTATATGCTTTTGAATGTTTGGAAACGGACCTTGGCAGCCGGGACTCAGGTAGGGATTTCCGTTAAAACCTTGATTGCATTGGCATCTGTATCTAGGGCCATTATCTGAATCATAACAATTACTATTCTCCTTACACGCATATGTACTCAAATCTTTTCAAGCCTCGATGCAAGTTTGATCTCCGATGACCCAATCGAGCATGATGGGCACGGACTAGGCAGTCCGATTGATGAATGTCGGGTCCGAAAAATAGGATAGCCCGCGGAAATGAAATTGCTCTTGTTCACCCAAGAAGGCATAGGTACATGGATTGAAGGACCAAACGTTCGTGTGATTGTTAAGGTTGAAAGGCTTGCGTAGAAGTACTTTAAGCCTTTAGGAATGGAGGTTGGACAACAACCGATTCCCTTGCTCGAACATAGAGCCGTACATCCACTAGTGAAATTAAGGGCATCGGAGCCTAGAATTAAGGCAAAGTCGTCGCATCCGATGACGGTGAACTTATTGGCGACATTGAAGAATGTGTGAGGAGAATTGGCTAATTGATACCGCGTCGATTTCTAGCGATGAGGGAACCTAAATCAGAATAGCAGTTAAATGCGATGAAGCTCTTAATACGCACCTGGGCATCAGATATGTGGACCACCTCCAAATTACTCGTGCTTATGAATGCTTTTGGAGGGTCATATAGCGCGGTGCAGTTAATATCTTGATAAGAGCCTGACGAGCAACCCGTTCCAATATGCCAAAAGGGTACGAAACAGTTAGGTTTCCGTATTGGCTCTGACATCTGGGCTTTGTGGTCGCCATGGCCGTCGTCGTTGTGGTCACAATTGAATGAACCAAAAGCCATGAAAGGGAGGGGAGAGCAAAGTGGATGGGAGAGATTGTATGCCTAAAAGTCATGACAGCAAAAGAGCTTGAAGTTAGATGTGACAAAATGTGGAAGGATGGATGCGCTTTTGTATTGGTCACTTGTCCTGCCAGGTCAACTTGTTAACAAATGGTGGGTCAATTGCAAGTTGGGCACTTATTTTGGATTTTCTGAACTTTCCCTTGGGGCAATTTGCTGTTTGTATCATTTGGCTTTCTCCACCAACCTTTAAAATGCTGGGGTCATTCTTTGGTGAGTTCCTCTCTCGTTGTGTACGATTGTTGTCCCACTGTCTGTCGGGTCATTGCTCgtgtcaaaagaaatttaaaactCCTTTATccttattgttcttttctttttttgtatcgAATAAGTATCCATAACTCATGAGACATTGACTTATCTTTTATAAAGTGTGGTAGTCTCTCCCTCCAAACAATCTAAATAATTATTGGAGACATATAGGTCTGCACTCTTGCTAGTGGCTTTAAAACAATGATTGAATTCAGATGTTGAGCAAGATAGATAAAGACGCTTATTACTAAGCAACTTTTTTGTAAACTCCTTTATCTTATAATCAAGTTAGCCTGTTACATTTCGTGCCTATTTTATGTTATTCCACCGCTCACCATAAACTAAGCTCTAAAACGAGTTAATCTCTGACTTGTCAAAAGAAATCCATCTGTTTTCCGTTTCTGGTTTGCAAATTTCTGCAGGGTAagtaatttattaaataagttggtaattaatttgcattttggtaAGTAATAATTATACATTCTCCCATACCGACGATATCATTTTTGGAACTACTTAGTCAAGGTGATTTTCGGTTTTACCATAAccaatgaataattttaaaaatttgggtGTTGTTTGATAGTTAGAAATTCATAAATTgtgataataaaaatgattttcttccCGACTTCTTTCGCCTTTTTGGCGTTTCCTGTAACACCTCTATAATATGTGATTATACAATCACTAGCATCTGACAGGACAATGGCATTTATGATATTCGCTACCTCAAAAAACACATATTGGATAAATAAGTTGGAACGCATGAATTACTCTGCTAAGCTCGTGAATCacacaacaacaaaaatagGCAAAGTTCAAATAGATGACTCAAACGAAAAAATACATTAGATAATCAATCCCTATTTCTGACTTCTGCCTTTGGTTGATGGTTGGTACGTAAGATAAAATATGTATcgatatctattttttttttaaataaagcaACTATAAAAAAAAGTACAACTTCCAAACACAACAAATCAtcatgaacaaaaataataatgatcGAACCCGTCTAGGCATGAGTAGCGATCCACTTGTAACCTTTCTGATCAAATTCTAATAAAGTTGACTTGGGATTTCCCCATTTGTTTGATTGGCTCAAACCATTATAACAAGCTGAAGACAAATCGACCGACCGACATACAAGTAACTTAGAAATGACTCCAGGAGAGCTTATCGATGACATCTTTTGGAAAAGGCTTGCTTTTAGAGGGTCACTTCATTCATCAGGGATTCCGCCACCTAAGGTGGAGTTCCTGATATGGAGTATTAGGGAAAACAAAGAATACGGACAAAAGTTTTATGCAACTCTTTTCATATCTTAAAATTGTTTTGGGTATAATGTCTCATTGCTAAAATACGTGATTAATAAAATGTGTCATATATACATATAGTCTCCATGCAATTAATGGTTTAAGTGTTTTTGTTAGACTAATTTAGTGTCATAGTACAAAGTCAAGATTTTAGATTCTATCATGGATTCTAACAACTGGCTCACACAAAGTAAAAGAGTATGCGCCGTGCCAAGCTCTCAACAGGAGCCACTTGTCCATGCTCGAGTACCTAAAAGTTGCGGTGACCAAGTTGCGCCGACAGTCATTTCCCAGCACGCCTGAATTGAACACTAAACCCAAGATTTCGTTTGGCTCGGTACGCATGCAAAGAACAATGTAATGTGGTATTTATCAGGGGTGTTATGGATTCAATCAGAATGAGGAGAAAGCTAGAAGCTTTGGTTACTTGTTTGTCTCAGTTTATAGCCCATTTTCGAATTTAAGGGGTCGTAATTCTTGTGATTCGACTTGGTAAAATCTCAACGTGTCGAAGGTTGATGAAATATATCGCCATCTTTGGCCGTAGGTCA
The nucleotide sequence above comes from Eucalyptus grandis isolate ANBG69807.140 chromosome 2, ASM1654582v1, whole genome shotgun sequence. Encoded proteins:
- the LOC120290276 gene encoding wall-associated receptor kinase-like 10, with amino-acid sequence MLLKQRLATTEGDVDSTRVFSAEELISATNSYDEERTLGQGGFEYFESGHLTEKSDVYSFGVVLAELLMSKKVVDLQRPQEARNLGTYFVLNMEEDRLSDVLDPQLVESTSDQIKGVAEIIKKCVSSRGEERPTMKEVATELEGLRKPSMHPWLHEDVNSKDGRECLLEGTSSDLYPPPPGQHVDGWD